In the genome of Cuculus canorus isolate bCucCan1 chromosome 26, bCucCan1.pri, whole genome shotgun sequence, one region contains:
- the ANK1 gene encoding ankyrin-1 isoform X6 translates to MPSLPYLRADAATSFLRAARSGNLDKALDHLRNGVDINTCNQNGLNALHLASKEGHVKMVVELLHKEIVLETTTKKGNTALHIAALAGQQDVVRELVNYGANVNAQSQKGFTPLYMAAQENHLEVVKFLLENGANQNVATEDGFTPLAVALQQGHENVVAHLINYGTKGKVRLPALHIAARNDDTRTAAVLLQNDPNADVLSKTGFTPLHIAAHYENLSVAQLLLNRGASVNFTPQNGITPLHIASRRGNIIMVRLLLDRGAQIETRTKDELTPLHCAARNGHVRIAEILLDHGAPIQAKTKNGLSPIHMAAQGDHLDCVRLLLQYSAEIDDITLDHLTPLHVAAHCGHHRVAKLLVEKGAKPNSRALNGFTPLHIACKKNHIRVMELLLKTGASIDAVTESGLTPLHVAAFMGHLPIVKTLLQRGASPNVSNVKVETPLHMAARAGHVDVAKYLLQNKAKANAKAKDDQTPLHCAARIGHNGMVRLLLENDANPNLATTAGHTPLHITAREGHVDTALTLLEKGASQTCMTKKGFTPLHVAAKYGKVDVAELLLARDAHPNAAGKNGLTPLHVAVHHNNLEIVKLLLPNGSSPHSSAWNGYTPLHIAAKQNQMEVASSLLQYGASANAESVQGVTPLHLASQEGHADMVALLFSKQANGDLGNKSGLTPLHLVAQEGHVQVADVLVKHGVTVDATTRMGYTPLHVASHYGNSKLVKFLLQHQADVNAKTKLGYTPLHQAAQQGHTDVVTLLLKHGASPNEISTNGTTPLAIAKRLGYISVTDVLKIVTEETDIPSVGDKHRMSFPETVDEILDVSEDEGTAHVTVMEEELITPKPRTLDPRDQEGKKEILDFMTMTTLEHTMESPAVLPVPCIPPETVVTRAEETEQVGPVETEAEQVSLLHAPSVSPQEPSKEFDEDSLIPSSPATETSDNISPVASPVHTGFLVSFMVDARGGSMRGSRHHGLRVVIPPRACAAPTRITCRLVKPQKLPSPPTLAEEEGLTSRIIALGPAGAQFLSPVIVEIPHFASYGRGDRELVVLRSENGSVWKEHRNRYEESYIDQLLNGMDEELESQEELEKKRVCRIITTDFPLYFVVMSRICQDCDMIGPEGGCLKNTLVPMVQATFPETAVTKRVRLALQAQPVPDELVTKLLGNQATFSPIVTVEPRRRKFHRPIGLRIPLPPSWKDNPRDSGEGDTTSLRLLCSVIGGTAQAQWEDITGTTKLVYENECANFTTNVSARFWLADCPRTAEAVHFATMLYKELTAIPYMAKFVVFAKMNDAREGRLRCYCMTDDKVDKTLEQHENFTEVARSRDIEVVEGMPLHVELSGNLVPVKKATQPRTFLFQSFRENRLAIPIKVRDSSREASGSLSFLRKAMKYEDLQHVLCHLNITIPPCTKGSGTEERRRTLTPLSLRERYSILSETSFGSLSSTDKAEQKMVDIAEQLGLSWAELARELQFGVDDINRIRVENPNSLLEQSMALLNLWLSREGKDVKIENLYTALRNIDRGEIINTLEGSSRQSRSLKGSWRYTERDYSLSPSQMNGYASLQDELLSPASLHYALPSPLRADQYWNEVAIMDAIPMAATEQDALMEMSDIQVWSSGLTPSLVTAEDSSLECSKAEDSDATSEGRFPGQLLADAHGPDHMGSMDLVEDDTVDSDAMNGLIDLLEQEEGQRPEGKMPTSDRQPGTGEHDPESEVSFVSAQQKVQARITASPTVSHVVEKSTDRLRDWNAEGSFISCLQDLTAGSWQEGVTRRLFPTHTAASGAQGQEQEQVLVQAVELMRVSSAEDSDWQPQRPAGGWQEEADSRFFGQGNEVLHLPGEQVTEEQFTDDQGNIVTKKVIRKVVRHLGPGDTGDRHEQEELILESSLQEPRDLEVEDDHFMKYSILHRDGLGPKEEVRVRVPKPEVSGGRMGAQIVKRASLKRGKQ, encoded by the exons gcTGATGCTGCAACCAGTTTCTTGAGAGCTGCAAGATCCGGGAATCTGGACAAAGCCTTGGATCACCTCAGGAATGGGGTAGATATTAACACCTGTAACCAG AATGGGCTGAACGCCTTGCACCTGGCTTCCAAGGAGGGCCACGTGAAAATGGTGGTGGAGCTGCTGCACAAGGAGATCGTTTTGGAGACGACGACCAAG aaaggaaacacagccctgcacaTTGCTGCTCTGGCTGGACAACAGGATGTGGTCCGGGAACTGGTGAACTACGGGGCCAATGTCAATGCGCAGTCACAG AAAGGCTTCACACCCCTCTACATGGCAGCGCAGGAAAACCACCTGGAAGTTGTCAAGTTCTTGCTGGAAAATGGAGCCAACCAGAACGTAGCCACAGAG GATGGCTTCACGCCGCTGGCCGTAGCTCTGCAGCAAGGACATGAGAACGTGGTTGCTCACCTCATCAACTACGGGACGAAGGGGAAGGTGCGCCTGCCCGCCCTGCACATCGCAGCCCGCAACGATGACACTCgcacagctgctgtgctgctgcagaatgACCCCAATGCTGACGTCCTCTCCAAG ACTGGATTTACCCCCTTGCACATTGCTGCCCACTACGAGAATCTCAGTGTGGCTCAATTACTGCTGAACCGTGGAGCCAGCGTCAACTTCACCCCCCAG AATGGGATCACCCCCCTGCACATCGCCTCCCGCCGCGGCAACATCATCATGGTACGTCTGCTGCTGGACCGCGGCGCACAGATAGAGACGAGGACCAAG GACGAGCTGACCCCTCTCCACTGCGCAGCTCGCAATGGACACGTGCGCATTGCAGAAATCCTGCTGGACCACGGGGCTCCTATCCAAGCCAAAACCAAG AACGGCTTGTCGCCGATCCACATGGCAGCGCAGGGTGACCACCTGGACTGCGTGCGCCTGCTCCTGCAATACAGCGCCGAGATCGACGACATCACCCTGGACCACCTAACGCCGCTGCACGTGGCTGCACACTGCGGGCATCACCGAGTGGCCAAGCTGCTGGTGGAGAAGGGGGCCAAGCCCAACTCCCGAGCCCTG AATGGCTTCACACCCCTCCATATCGCCTGCAAGAAGAACCACATCCGagtgatggagctgctgctgaagacGGGTGCCTCCATCGATGCCGTCACGGAG TCTGGCCTGACCCCTCTCCACGTGGCTGCCTTCATGGGGCACCTGCCCATTGTCAAGACCTTGCTTCAGCGTGGAGCCTCTCCTAACGTGTCCAACGTG AAGGTGGAGACGCCCCTACACATGGCAGCCAGAGCTGGGCACGTCGATGTGGCGAAGTACCTGCTGCAGAACAAAGCCAAAGCCAACGCCAAGGCCAAG GACGACCAGACTCCTCTGCACTGTGCTGCACGCATCGGCCACAACGGCATGGTCAGGCTCCTGCTGGAGAACGACGCCAACCCCAATCTGGCTACGACAGCGGGGCACACGCCCCTGCACATCACCGCCAGAGAGGGGCACGTGGACACGGCGCTGACGCTGCTGGAGAAGGGCGCCTCGCAGACCTGCATGACCAAG AAAGGATTTACCCCTCTCCACGTTGCAGCCAAGTACGGGAAGGTAGAcgtggcagagctgctgctggcgcGTGACGCTCACCCCAACGCGGCAGGGAAG aaCGGCCTGACCCCGCTGCACGTGGCCGTGCACCACAACAACCTGGAGATCGTCAAACTGCTGCTTCCCAACGGGAGCTCACCCCACAGCTCAGCCTGG aaTGGGTACACCCCCCTGCACATCGCAGCCAAGCAGAACCAGATGGAGGTGGCCAGCAGCTTGCTGCAGTACGGGGCTTCGGCCAACGCCGAGTCTGTGCAGGGCGTCACCCCGCTACACCTGGCTTCCCAGGAGGGCCACGCAGATATGGTGGCACTGCTTTTCTCCAAACAAGCCAACGGTGACCTGGGCAACAAG AGTGGCCTGACTCCTCTCCATCTCGTGGCTCAAGAGGGGCATGTGCAGGTTGCTGATGTTCTGGTGAAACACGGAGTCACAGTGGATGCAACGACCCGG ATGGGCTACACCCCGCTGCATGTGGCCAGCCACTACGGGAACAGCAAGCTGGTGAAGTTTTTGCTGCAGCACCAGGCTGATGTCAATGCCAAGACTAAG ctgggctACACCCCTCTGCaccaagcagcacagcagggccACACGGACGTCGTGACGCTGCTGCTGAAGCACGGTGCCTCTCCCAACGAGATCAGCACG AATGGCACCACTCCTCTGGCCATCGCGAAGCGGCTCGGCTACATTTCTGTCACAGACGTGCTCAAGATCGTCACAGAGGAAACGGACATCCCG TCAGTTGGTGACAAGCACCGTATGAGCTTCCCGGAGACTGTAGACGAGATTCTGGACGTGTCAGAGGATGAAg GCACTGCTCATGTCACAGTAATGG AGGAGGAGCTGATCACACCAAAGCCCAGGACACTCGATCCCAGGGACCAGGAGGGCAAGAAGGAGATACTGGACTTCATGACCATGACGACACTGGAGCACAC GATGGAGTCTCCAGCTGTCCTACCGGTCCCTTGCATCCCACCGGAGACTGTGGTGACCAGAGCAGAAGAGACTGAGCAGGTAGGACCTGTGGAGACAGAAGCTGAGCAAGTCAGTCTGCTGCATGCACCCTCGGTGTCCCCCCAGGAG CCCTCCAAGGAGTTCGATGAGGACTCTCTGATCCCCAGCAGCCCCGCCACCGAGACCTCGGATAACATCAGCCCGGTGGCCAGCCCCGTGCACACAGG GTTCCTGGTGAGCTTCATGGTGGATGCCCGCGGCGGCTCCATGCGTGGCAGCAGGCACCACGGACTGCGTGTGGTCATCCCGCCCCGCGCCTGCGCCGCACCAACCCGCATCACCTGCCGCCTGGTGAAGCCCCAAAAGTTGCCTTCACCCCCGACgctggcagaggaggagggtCTGACCAGCCGGATCATCGCCCTGGGGCCTGCCGGCGCCCAGTTCCTCAG ccccgTCATTGTGGAGATCCCACACTTTGCCTCGTATGGGCGCGGAGACCGCGAGCTGGTGGTGCTGCGCAGCGAGAATGGCTCTGTCTGGAAGGAGCACCGCAACCGCTATGAGGAGAGCTACATCGACCAGCTGCTCAACGGCATGGATGAGG AGCTGGAGagccaggaggagctggagaagaagagggtCTGCCGCATCATCACCACCGACTTCCCTCTCTACTTCGTGGTCATGTCGCGGATTTGCCAGGATTGTGATATGATCGGCCCCGAGGGAGGATGTTTGAAAAACACGCTGGTGCCCATGGTACAGGCGACCTTCCCAGAGACCGCCGTCACCAAGAGAGTGAGGCTGGCCCTGCAG GCGCAGCCCGTGCCTGACGAACTGGTGACCAAGCTGCTGGGGAACCAGGCGACCTTCAGCCCCATCGTCACGGTGGAACCACGCCGGAGGAAGTTCCACCGCCCCATCGGCCTCCGCATCCCACTGCCACCATCCTGGAAGGACAATCCCCGAGACAGCGGCGAGGGTGACACTACCAGCCTGCGCCTGCTATGCAGTGTGATCG gagggacAGCCCAAGCCCAGTGGGAAGACATAACGGGCACCACGAAGCTGGTCTATGAAAATGAGTGCGCTAACTTTACCACCAATGTCTCTGCCAG GTTCTGGCTGGCCGACTGCCCGCGCACAGCCGAGGCCGTGCACTTCGCCACGATGTTGTACAAAGAGCTGACGGCCATCCCTTACATGGCCAAATTCGTGGTGTTTGCCAAGATGAATGATGCACGGGAAGGCCGGCTGCGCTGCTACTGCATGACTGATGACAAGGTCGACAAGACTTTAGAGCAACACGAGAACTTCACTGAGGTGGCCCGTAGCAGGGACATCGAG GTGGTGGAGGGGATGCCTCTGCATGTCGAGCTCTCAGGGAACCTGGTCCCTGTCAAGAAGGCTACTCAGCCCCGCACCTTCCTGTTCCAGTCCTTCCGGGAGAACCGTCTCGCCATCCCCATCAAG GTTCGGGACAGCAGCCGGGAAGCCAGTGGCTCCCTGTCTTTCTTGCGCAAGGCCATGAAGTACGAGGACCTCCAGCATGTGCTCTGCCACCTGAACATCACCATACCACCCTGCACCAAG GGAAGCGGCACTGAGGAGCGGAGGAGGACCCTGACGCCGTTGTCTCTACGGGAGCGATATAGCATCCTCAGCGAGACCAGTTTCG gctctcTGAGCAGCACAGACAAGGCAGAGCAGAAGATGGTTGACATAGCAGAACAGTTGGGCCTCAGCTGGGCTG AGCTGGCACGTGAGCTGCAGTTTGGGGTGGACGACATCAACAGGATACGTGTGGAGAATCCCAActccctgctggagcagagcatggCTTTACTCAACCTCTGGCTCAGCCGCGAGGGGAAGGATGTCAAGA TCGAGAATCTGTACACGGCCCTGAGGAACATCGACCGTGGTGAGATCATCAACACGCTGGAGGGCTCCAGCCGGCAGAGCCGCAGCCTGAAGGGCAGCTGGCGCTACACGGAGAGAGACTACTCCCTCTCGCCATCCCAGATGAATG GTTACGCTTCGCTGCAGGACGAGCTGCTGTCCCCCGCCTCCCTGCATTACGCGCTGCCATCCCCACTGCGTGCCGACCAGTACTGGAATGAGGTGGCCATCATGGATGCTATCCCCATGGCTGCCACCGAGCAGGACGCCCTTATGGAGATGTCTGACATACAGGTGTGGTCCTCTGGGCTCACCCCCTCGCTGGTGACTGCTGAGGACTCCTCTCTGGAGTGCAGCAAGGCCGAGGACTCGGATGCCACAAGCGAAGGCCGGTTCCCCGGGCAGCTTCTAGCAGACGCGCATGGCCCAGACCACATGGGCTCTATGGACCTGGTTGAGGATGACACAGTGGACTCAGATGCCATGAATGGCCTGATTGACCTTCtagagcaggaggaggggcaGAGGCCAGAGGGGAAGATGCCAACCAGTGATCGCCAGCCAGGGACTGGGGAGCACGACCCGGAGAGTGAAGTCTCTTTTGTTTCAGCTCAGCAGAAGGTTCAAGCCAGGATCACAGCATCACCCACCGTTAGCCACGTCGTGGAGAAGAGCACAGACAG GCTGAGGGACTGGAATGCAGAAGGCTCCTTTATCTCCTGCCTACAGGACCTGACAGCGGGCTCCTGGCAGGAGGGGGTCACCCGAAGGCTGTTCCCGACGCACACCGCGGCCTCTGGGGCACAGGGCCAGGAGCAAGAGCAGGTCCTGGTGCAGGCTGTAGAGCTGATGCGGGTCAGCTCTGCCGAGGACAGCGACTGGCAGCCCCAGCGCCCCGCGGGTggctggcaggaggaggcagaCAGCCGCTTCTTTGGCCAG GGCAACGAGGTCCTTCATCTCCCTGGAGAGCAAGTGACCGAGGAGCAGTTCACAGACGATCAAGGCAATATCGTCACCAAGAAG GTCATCCGGAAGGTGGTGCGTCACCTGGGCCCTGGTGACACAGGTGACAGGCATGAGCAGGAGGAGCTGATTCTGGAGAGCTCCCTGCAGGAGCCCCGAGACCTGGAGGTTGAGGATGATCACTTCATGAAATACTCCATCCTGCACCGGGACGGGCTGGGGCCCAAG GAGGAGGTGCGAGTGCGTGTCCCGAAACCAGAGGTCTCCgggggcaggatgggggctCAGATAGTGAAACGAGCCAGCCTGAAAAGGGGGAAGCAGTGA